A DNA window from Alligator mississippiensis isolate rAllMis1 chromosome 11, rAllMis1, whole genome shotgun sequence contains the following coding sequences:
- the LOC102572884 gene encoding tripartite motif-containing protein 10, translated as MALPRPGQDIQEEIKCPICLEYLTDPVTLECGHNFCRACIGDYCEKWEEHESLECPVCRAKIQKGNLRPNWQLANVVEGIKHLEFVPGVEDLCVSHKKELSLFCEEDGAAVCVVCERSPEHSSHKVLLIEKASQKYKEQIQDELEFLREERKRLEGLRVSESQKQQEYQEMTKAERQKVVSEFKRLHQMLEKQEQLLLARLAELEREIEKSQEETVTRLSDKISHLNCLIREMESKCQQQSRYLLQDIKSTLSRCKKEQFQLLGGISPELQTRLNNWSELNLRETFSLLQDNLQSYLEKGSYSKVTVTLDPHTAHPCLVLSVDWRSVRRADTQQHLPNNPERFDRHCCVLGREGFTSGRHCWEVEVQEWGFWAMGVAKESVKRKGKIHISPEEGIWAVQRELGRFQALTSSHPTPLSLRRAPNRVRVCLDYAGRRVSFLDGDTKDPIYVFQPASFNGDRIRPWLCLGGVEVELRLCH; from the exons ATGGCCTTGCCAAGACCAGGGCAGGATATCCAAGAGGAAATCAAATGTCCCATCTGCCTGGAGTATCTGACAGACCCAGTAACACTAGAGTGTGGACACAACTTCTGCCGAGCTTGTATCGGTGATTACTGTGAGAAATGGGAAGAACATGAATCTTTGGAGTGTCCTGTCTGCAGGGCCAAGATCCAAAAAGGGAATCTCCGTCCAAACTGGCAGCTGGCAAATGTAGTAGAAGGCATTAAACACTTGGAGTTTGTTCCTGGAGTGGAGGATCTGTGTGTGAGCCACAAGAAGGAACTCAGTCTGTTCTGCGAGGAGGATGGGGCAGCCgtgtgtgtggtttgtgagaGATCCCCGGAGCACAGTTCTCACAAGGTGCTGCTCATTGAGAAGGCTTCCCAGAAATACAAG GAGCAAATTCAGGATGAACTGGAGTTcctgagggaagagagaaaaaggcttgAAGGCCTGAGAGTGAGTGAGAGTCAGAAACAGCAGGAATATCAG GAAATGACAAAGGCCGAGAGGCAGAAGGTGGTGTCTGAATTTAAGCGACTGCACCAGATGCTCGAGAAACAGGAGCAACTCCTGCTGGCCCGGCTGGCAGAGCTAGAGAGGGAGATTGAGAAGAGTCAGGAGGAAACTGTCACCAGACTCTCTGACAAGATTTCCCATCTCAACTGCCTGATTAGGGAGATGGAGAGCAAGTGCCAGCAGCAGTCAAGGTATCTGCTGCAG gacATCAAAAGCACATTGAGCAG gtgcaagaaggagcaATTTCAGCTTCTAGGAGGGATTTCCCCCGAGCTGCAAACCAGACTCAATAACTGGTCTGAATTAAACCTAAGGGAGACTTTTAGCCTGCTTCAAG ACAACCTGCAATCTTACCTGGAGAAGGGCTCATACTCCAAGG TGACGGTGACTCTGGATCCACACACGGCTCATCCCTGTCTTGTTCTTTCTGTGGATTGGAGAAGTGTGAGACGTGCAGacacacagcagcatctgcccaaTAATCCTGAGAGATTTGACAGGCACTGTTGTGTGCTGGGCCGTGAAGGATTCACCTCggggagacactgctgggaggtggaggtgcagGAATGGGGATTCTGGGCCATGGGGGTTGCCAAAGAGTCTgtgaagaggaagggaaagatcCACATTAGCCCTGAGGAAGGGATCTGGGCTGTGCAGCGTGAGCTTGGTCGGTTCCAGGCTCTCACGTCCTCTCATCCCACCCCCCTGTCCCTGCGCCGGGCACCCAATAGGGTGCGGGTGTGTCTGGACTATGCAGGGCGGCGGGTGTCTTTTCTCGATGGTGATACCAAGGACCCAATCTATGTCTTCCAGCCAGCCTCATTCAATGGGGACAGAATTCGGCCCTGGCTCTGCCTAGGTGGTGTTGAAGTTGAGCTCAGACTGTGTCACTGa